The Nitrospira tepida genome includes a window with the following:
- a CDS encoding IS5 family transposase, with translation MLPRWELRAGENGGANVGPTKRGKGTKWMVLVDGAGTPLGAYLDSASPAEVRLLDATLDTIAVTRPHRPGRPRKRPERLIADRGYDSNAARALLVRRGIEPIIPARANNQRATPQDGRKLRRYRRRWIVERTIGWLGNFRRLTVRYDRLMDTYGGFFHLACALITLRKVLK, from the coding sequence GTGCTTCCTCGATGGGAGCTTCGCGCCGGCGAAAACGGGGGCGCCAACGTCGGGCCGACCAAGCGCGGCAAGGGCACAAAATGGATGGTATTGGTCGATGGCGCGGGTACTCCGTTGGGAGCATACCTGGATTCGGCGTCCCCGGCGGAGGTCCGGCTCCTCGACGCGACGCTCGACACGATCGCCGTGACACGCCCGCATCGGCCGGGGCGGCCCCGCAAGCGGCCGGAGCGGCTGATTGCGGACCGGGGATATGACAGCAATGCCGCCCGGGCCCTGTTGGTCCGTCGCGGGATTGAGCCGATCATTCCGGCCAGGGCCAATAACCAGCGGGCCACCCCTCAGGACGGGCGCAAGTTGCGCCGCTACCGGCGCCGCTGGATCGTGGAGCGCACGATCGGCTGGCTGGGCAACTTCCGGCGACTGACCGTCCGGTATGATCGCCTGATGGACACTTATGGGGGCTTCTTTCATCTGGCCTGTGCCCTGATCACGCTTCGGAAGGTTTTGAAATGA